The following are from one region of the Amycolatopsis sp. QT-25 genome:
- a CDS encoding DEAD/DEAH box helicase yields MTVTFNSGHTSPSARQHRKPRTRPAGDAMLHDDAVESVKATTWAELGLPEPLLRALADAGITTPFPIQSATIPDALAGRDVLGRAQTGSGKTLAFGLAMLTRLNGGRARPKHPRALILVPTRELAMQVADSLTPLAKSLGLWCRTAVGGMAFTRQADALSRGVDLLIATPGRLSDHVRQGTASLSDCTFIALDEADQMADMGFMPQVREILDLTPRDGQRLLFSATLDGDVDRLVRAYLTNPVTHSVAPSTASVTTMDHHVLQVSHQDKQDIITEIGAREGRTIMFVRTKHHVDRLTERLREKGVHAAALHGGKTQGQRNRVLADFKEGFAPVLVATDVAARGIHVDDISLVLHVDPAADHKDYLHRAGRTARAGASGVVVTLVTHDQRRMVRRMTDRAGVRAEQTTVRPGDAELARITGAQQPSGEPVVERRRESPRRGGGRGYGGGDRGGYQGSREGHGHREGGRPGGFRGRPRRGESGGGSGRPQRPGGRPRRSYDS; encoded by the coding sequence GTGACAGTCACGTTCAATTCCGGCCACACCTCACCGTCGGCCAGGCAGCACCGCAAGCCGCGCACCCGCCCCGCGGGTGACGCGATGCTGCACGACGACGCCGTCGAGAGTGTCAAGGCCACCACCTGGGCGGAGCTCGGGCTTCCCGAGCCGCTGCTGCGGGCACTGGCCGACGCCGGTATCACCACCCCGTTCCCGATCCAGTCGGCGACCATCCCCGACGCGCTCGCCGGCCGCGACGTGCTGGGCCGCGCCCAGACCGGTTCCGGCAAGACCCTGGCCTTCGGCCTCGCGATGCTGACCCGGCTCAACGGCGGCCGCGCCCGGCCGAAGCACCCGCGTGCGCTGATCCTGGTCCCGACCCGCGAGCTGGCCATGCAGGTCGCCGACTCGCTGACCCCACTGGCCAAGTCCCTCGGCCTGTGGTGCCGCACCGCCGTCGGCGGCATGGCCTTCACCCGCCAGGCCGACGCGCTTTCCCGCGGCGTCGACCTGCTGATCGCCACCCCCGGCCGGCTGTCGGACCACGTCCGACAGGGCACCGCGTCGCTGTCGGACTGCACCTTCATCGCGCTCGACGAAGCCGACCAGATGGCCGACATGGGCTTCATGCCGCAGGTCCGCGAGATCCTCGACCTGACCCCGCGTGACGGCCAGCGCCTGCTGTTCTCCGCCACCCTCGACGGTGACGTCGACCGCCTGGTCCGCGCGTATCTGACCAACCCGGTCACGCACTCGGTCGCCCCGTCGACCGCCAGCGTCACCACCATGGACCACCACGTGCTCCAGGTGTCGCACCAGGACAAGCAGGACATCATCACCGAGATCGGCGCCCGCGAGGGCCGCACGATCATGTTCGTCCGCACCAAGCACCACGTGGACCGCCTCACCGAGCGCCTGCGTGAGAAGGGCGTCCACGCGGCCGCGCTGCACGGCGGCAAGACCCAGGGCCAGCGCAACCGGGTCCTCGCGGACTTCAAGGAAGGCTTCGCCCCGGTCCTCGTCGCCACGGACGTCGCCGCACGCGGTATCCACGTCGACGACATCTCGCTGGTGCTGCACGTCGACCCGGCCGCCGACCACAAGGACTACCTGCACCGCGCCGGCCGCACCGCGCGCGCCGGGGCGTCCGGTGTCGTGGTCACGCTGGTCACCCACGACCAGCGCCGCATGGTGCGCCGGATGACCGACCGCGCCGGTGTCCGCGCCGAGCAGACCACGGTCCGCCCTGGCGACGCCGAGCTCGCTCGCATCACCGGTGCGCAGCAGCCCAGCGGCGAGCCGGTCGTCGAGCGTCGCCGTGAGTCGCCGCGTCGTGGCGGTGGCCGCGGTTACGGTGGCGGCGACCGCGGTGGTTACCAGGGCTCCCGCGAGGGTCACGGTCACCGCGAAGGCGGCCGTCCCGGCGGCTTCCGCGGCCGCCCGCGTCGTGGCGAGTCCGGTGGCGGCAGCGGCCGTCCGCAGCGTCCGGGCGGTCGCCCGCGTCGCAGCTACGACAGCTGA